A single region of the Zootoca vivipara chromosome 2, rZooViv1.1, whole genome shotgun sequence genome encodes:
- the LOC118080115 gene encoding vespryn-like translates to MNPFLEGVIQEFKAKVTLDPETAHPQLILSEDRLSVTCGDRCAEVSDNPKRFNQLTVVLGKEVFTEGRYSWEVTVGNGEEWALGVARKSVRRKGMFNFTPQEGVWAMGKWRGQYRALSDNLYHLHPNGELKRIRVTLNYTGQRVAFFDVDRGNALLAFSGGSFSGEALLPFFWLQERAHLTLSP, encoded by the exons ATGAACCCATTTCTGGAAGGTGTCATACAGGAATTCAAAG CAAAAGTCACTCTGGATCCAGAGACGGCTCACCCCCAGCTCATCCTGTCTGAGGATCGCCTGAGTGTGACCTGCGGAGATAGGTGTGCAGAGGTGTCTGACAACCCGAAGAGATTCAACCAGCTCACGGTGGTGCTGGGGAAAGAGGTGTTCACAGAAGGCCGATATAGTTGGGAAGTTACCGTGGGGAATGGAGAAGAATGGGCTCTGGGGGTGGCCCGGAAATCTGTGAGGAGAAAGGGCATGTTCAACTTCACTCCCCAGGAAGGGGTCTGGGCTATGGGGAAGTGGAGGGGTCAGTACAGGGCCCTCAGTGACAATCTTTATCACCTGCACCCCAACGGCGAGCTCAAAAGGATCCGAGTGACTCTGAACTATACTGGGCAGCGAGTGGCCTTTTTCGATGTCGACAGAGGAAACGCCCTCCTTGCCTTTTCAGGAGGTTCCTTCTCTGGAGAAGCCCTTCTCCCCTTCTTCTGGCTGCAGGAAAGAGCCCATCTCACGCTCTCTCCGTAG